The Candidatus Atribacteria bacterium ADurb.Bin276 genomic interval CAATATTACTGTAAAATATTAACATAAGTGGGGGTAAATAATTTACAGAATAATTGTGACACAGTCTGAATGACGGATTTAAATAGGTATTTTCATCCTCATCTGGTTTCATATAATGGCGTAAAGATCAATTGTAAATCTTCTAATATTCATTTCCAAGATAAGGTCTGAAATTGTTGTTGATATGATTCGAATATGATATACTCACCGCAAAGTTGTTTTGGTTGTTTACTCGGGGAAGTCCGGTGTGAGTCCGGTGCGGTCCCGCCACTGTAACTGAAAATGCTGGTTGTATATGCCACTGGTTATTATAACTGGGAAGGCACAGCCAGATGATTATTCAGAAGTCAGGAGACCCGTCCAAAACATCCTTGCCACTCTTCGCGGAAAGAGGAGGTGGGAAAAAGCTTCTGGACCGCCACCAGAATCTTGGGAAACCCTCCCTCATCTCCCTCTTCTTTCCACGTAGAACTAATCAGGCTAATGACAAATAAGGAGAATAAAATGAGTAAACTCAGGATTATTGCTATTTTAACCATATTAATTTTAGCCTTTTCTTCCACAATAACAATATCATTTTCTCAGCCATTAAGTGCCACCGATGCAACTGGATTTACTCTCAGTCTCTCCCAACCTCCAAATCGCATTATTTCTCTCGCCCCTGGAAATACTGAAATCCTTTTTGCACTTGGTTTAAATGATAAAATTGTTGGAGTGACTACTTATTGTGATGAGCCTATAGAAGCTTTAAAAAAGGAAAAAATTGGGAATGTTACTGAAATAGATTTGGAAAAAATCCTTACCCTTCAGCCTGACTTGATCTTAGCCAGTTCATTAACCCCCGAAGAAACGGTTGCCCGCCTTCATGAACTCAGTCTTCCGGTCTTTACTCTTAAATCAGATACCATTGAGGAGGTCATTGAAGATATAACTAAAGTTGCGGTCTTATCCGGGGTGGAAATTTCTGGTTCAAACCTGATAAAAACCATGAAGGATCAACTTAAAAAAATAAATGATCTCTCTCAATCAATTCCAGATTATCAAAAACCACTGGTTTTCCACATTATTTGGCACGATCCTATCTGGACAGCCGGCAACAGTACCTTTATCAATGAATTTATAACTTTAGCTGGTGGGAAAAATTTGGCTGAGGATATTCAGGGTTATTCAACAATAGACTTTGAAGAGATTTTAAAAAGAAATCCTTCTATAATTACTGTTATTGAAAATCATGGAAAAAATGAGGAAAATCAACTCTATCAATTTGTTACAACCGATAACCGGCTTCAGACAGTAGCTGCGATAAAAAATAATCAAGTCTATTTAATTGATTCTAATTTAGTTTCCCGGCCAGGGCCTCGGGTGGTTTCTGCACTTCAATACTTTGCCCAAATCATTCATCCGGAAATCTTCGGAGAGTATCAGAACCAAGAAATTAACTCCAAATGAAGATAATTAAGAAAAAACAAATTATTATAGTTCTCATTGTTATTCTTGTCTTGAGTATGGTATTTTCTTTGGGAATCGGCGGTGGTCGTTTTCAGATTTCAGATTTATTATCTTTTTTACAACCATCCTCATTATTACCTACGGAAAAGACCATTCTCTTTGAAATCCGCTTGCCCCGTTTAATCCTTTCAGTTTTAGTAGGTGCCGCTCTTTCGTTGAGCGGTGCAGTCCTTCAAGGCTTATTCCAAAATCCTCTGGTAGACCCCTATGTTTTAGGAATTAGCTCGGGTGGTGCTGTTGGAGCCATTGTAGCAATTTTAAGTGGTATTTCACTGGGTTTTATCACCCTCCCTCTTTTTTCTTTCCTATTCGCACTGGCAACTACTTTTCTGGTCCTCCGTTTGGGTCAGATAGGACATAAAATGCCTTTAGAAATCATGCTACTCGCCGGAGTTGCTATCGGCTTTTTCTTTTCAGCTCTCATTTCATTGGGAATGTTCCTGGCCGGAGAAAATTTACATCAAATGGTATTTTGGATTATGGGTGGTTTCTGGAATAGCAGTTGGAACAAGGTTTATACTCTCTTACCCTTTTTTTTAATTGGGTTCCCGATTATTTTCTCCTATTCTCGAGAGTTAAATACCTTTCTTTTGGGAGAAAAAGTAGCAGAAAGCATGGGGGTCGAAGTAGAAAAAACCAAAAAAATTCTCTTAATAGTTACGTCGCTTTTAGTTGCTGCATCAGTTTCAGTAAGTGGAGTTATTGGTTTTGTTGGCTTAGTTGTTCCTCATATTATTCGAATTATCATCGGCGAGGATCATCGTCAGCTCCTTCCTGCATCTCTCTTTTTAGGAAGCAGTGTTTTGCTCTGGGCAGATATATTTTCCCGAACTCTTCTCCATCCGGTTGAATTGCCGGTTGGGGTATTAACCAGTTTAATGGGTGCACCTTTTTTTATCTATCTTTTGAGGAGGAAAAAGAAGGGGTGGTGAGCTTTTCCTTATCAGTAAAAAATCTTTTCTTTTCCTATGGAGATCGTAAGGTTCTTCACAATGTAAACTTTAACATCCAGAAAGGTGATTTTGTTGGCATT includes:
- the hmuU gene encoding Hemin transport system permease protein HmuU, whose protein sequence is MKIIKKKQIIIVLIVILVLSMVFSLGIGGGRFQISDLLSFLQPSSLLPTEKTILFEIRLPRLILSVLVGAALSLSGAVLQGLFQNPLVDPYVLGISSGGAVGAIVAILSGISLGFITLPLFSFLFALATTFLVLRLGQIGHKMPLEIMLLAGVAIGFFFSALISLGMFLAGENLHQMVFWIMGGFWNSSWNKVYTLLPFFLIGFPIIFSYSRELNTFLLGEKVAESMGVEVEKTKKILLIVTSLLVAASVSVSGVIGFVGLVVPHIIRIIIGEDHRQLLPASLFLGSSVLLWADIFSRTLLHPVELPVGVLTSLMGAPFFIYLLRRKKKGW
- the btuF gene encoding Vitamin B12-binding protein precursor, whose protein sequence is MSKLRIIAILTILILAFSSTITISFSQPLSATDATGFTLSLSQPPNRIISLAPGNTEILFALGLNDKIVGVTTYCDEPIEALKKEKIGNVTEIDLEKILTLQPDLILASSLTPEETVARLHELSLPVFTLKSDTIEEVIEDITKVAVLSGVEISGSNLIKTMKDQLKKINDLSQSIPDYQKPLVFHIIWHDPIWTAGNSTFINEFITLAGGKNLAEDIQGYSTIDFEEILKRNPSIITVIENHGKNEENQLYQFVTTDNRLQTVAAIKNNQVYLIDSNLVSRPGPRVVSALQYFAQIIHPEIFGEYQNQEINSK